A stretch of DNA from Amylolactobacillus amylophilus DSM 20533 = JCM 1125:
CCGAGTATTTACCAAGTTGTGATAAATTCAGCAACTCTCCCTGAAATTCAATCTCGGCGCTAGCAATTAACTTATTGTATTCCGTATTCAACATACTCTCTTTTTGGTAGTCCGGAATCAATTCTTGTTTGAACGTTTTAACTTTATTCTGCGCCATCAGCACAAAGGGCTCTAGGATTGTTCCGTCGGCAACCAGGTCATCCCGAAAGGGTGACGCCAGAACCGCTCTCGCAAAAGCAGTCTGTAAGTCCTCAACGTGGGGAAAATTTGTGTTCCAGAAATCATTTTCCTGACTGTAGAACTCGTCACGTGTGTCGATTGTATAACGGAAGCTGGCTAGCTCCTGATAAGAAATCACATCGCTAAAATAGCCATTAATCTTCTCCACGGCTAGTTTCGCGCTGGCAAATCCACCGGCGTTCTGGAAGTTGGTGAGTTCAGCTGTCACCTGCTCTTTCAACAATTCTAGGTCGGGGCGTACGTATTCCACTTCGCTTAATTTAGTCATCAATCTACTCCTCGCTTATTAATTGTTCTCATTATACTCTAAAAATACCACGCGTAAGCGGTGGATTATTAAATAAAACTTTTTCGTGAAAACGTAGACAAAATATTTGAATTACTAACTTTTTGTAAGTATAGTAATGTTGTAAGTAAAATTTTTGAATATTCAATGATGGAGGTCATAACGATGACAGAGAAGATTAAATCAGGTATTTCAATGGTCAAGGTCCTTGAGGACTGGGGTGTCGACCATGTCTATGGTATTCCTGGCGGTTCATTCAACAGCATCATGGACGCACTGCATTCAGAACAAGACAAAATCAAGTTTATCCAAGTGAGACATGAGGAGGTAGGTGCATTAGCAGCTGTCGGTGATGCTAAGATCTCCGGTCAAATCGGTGTGGCAATCGGTACTGCTGGACCAGGTGCAACCCACCTATTACAGGGTCTATACGACGCTAAGATGGATCACGTACCAATGTTAGCGTTAGTCGGCCAAGTTGGCGCCCAGGCAATGAATACCGATGGGTTCCAAGAAATGGACGAAGTCCCAATGTTTGGTGATGTCGCTGTTTACAACAGAACGGTGATGACGCCAGAATCACTGCCACACGTTGTAGACCAAGCCATCAAGCATGCCTACGAGCAAAAGGGACCTGCAGTTGTTGTTATTCCTGTCAGCATGGGCTGGGTTGATATTGATGATACGTTTAAATCTACCGCCGCAAACTACACTGTTAATTATCCAGCACCAAAAGATGATGATCTCCATAAAGTACTGGACATGATTAAGGCAGCAAAACGGCCTTTAATTTATATTGGCCAAGGAGCAAAACGCGCATCGACTGAAGTACAAGAATTTGCGCAGATGTATTCACTACCAATTACATCAACTGCACCAGCAAAGGGCATCGTACCGGATTCAAATATTGCCTATCTGGCTAGCGCAGGCCGGGTAGCTACGAAACCAGCTGTTGAGGCGCTGCCCCAAACGGACCTGATCTTCTTCGTTGGTTCAGACTTCCCATTTGCACAGTACTTCTTCAACCCAGCTGCCAAATTCATTCAGATTGATATTGATTCATCGAAGTTTGGTAAGAGACACCATACGGACTTGGCAATCATGGCAGACGCTAAGAAGTCGCTCCAGCGTTTAATCGAGTTAGGCGAGCAACAGCCTGAATCTGCTTGGTATAAAGCAAATATCGAGAATAATAAGAATTGGAAAGCTTGGGTTAAGAAGATGGGCGAGAGCACGATAACCCCACTACGAGTTGAGCCAATCTTTAAGGAGATTAACCGGATTGCAAAAGACGACGCTATCTTTACCGTTGACGTCGGTAATGTAACAATCGATGGTCTCCGCTTCCTTGACATGAATCCAAAACAAAGCTTCACTACTTCCGGTTGGTTTGCAACTATGGGCTACGCAATGCCAGCAGCAATTGGTGGCCAACTCAGTTACCCCGACCGTCAAGTCTTCTCAATCTCCGGTGATGGCGGCTTCGCAATGGTTGCACAAGATATCATCACCCAGGTGAAGTACAACTTACCAATTACCAACGTGATTCTTTCTAACGAATCATTTGGCTTCATCAAGGCAGAACAAGATGACACGAAACAAAGCCATTATGGTGTAGATATCGCTGGCGCTGACTGGGGTGCAGTTGGAACTGCGCTTGGTGCTAAGGGCTTCACGGTCCACAACGTTGACGAGCTACACGAGGCATTTAAATTTGCGAAGGACACAAAGATTCCGATCGTAATTGATGTTAAGATTGCAGATGAGCGCCCACTGCCAGTGGAACAGCTCCAACTAGATCCTGATAACTTCAGTGCAGAAGAAATCAAAGCCTTCAATGAGATTTACGATAGCGCTGATTTAGTACCATTCTCTAAGTACCTCAAAGACTTCAATGCATAATTAATCCTGTCAAACATGG
This window harbors:
- the spxB gene encoding pyruvate oxidase, translated to MTEKIKSGISMVKVLEDWGVDHVYGIPGGSFNSIMDALHSEQDKIKFIQVRHEEVGALAAVGDAKISGQIGVAIGTAGPGATHLLQGLYDAKMDHVPMLALVGQVGAQAMNTDGFQEMDEVPMFGDVAVYNRTVMTPESLPHVVDQAIKHAYEQKGPAVVVIPVSMGWVDIDDTFKSTAANYTVNYPAPKDDDLHKVLDMIKAAKRPLIYIGQGAKRASTEVQEFAQMYSLPITSTAPAKGIVPDSNIAYLASAGRVATKPAVEALPQTDLIFFVGSDFPFAQYFFNPAAKFIQIDIDSSKFGKRHHTDLAIMADAKKSLQRLIELGEQQPESAWYKANIENNKNWKAWVKKMGESTITPLRVEPIFKEINRIAKDDAIFTVDVGNVTIDGLRFLDMNPKQSFTTSGWFATMGYAMPAAIGGQLSYPDRQVFSISGDGGFAMVAQDIITQVKYNLPITNVILSNESFGFIKAEQDDTKQSHYGVDIAGADWGAVGTALGAKGFTVHNVDELHEAFKFAKDTKIPIVIDVKIADERPLPVEQLQLDPDNFSAEEIKAFNEIYDSADLVPFSKYLKDFNA